In a genomic window of Platichthys flesus chromosome 24, fPlaFle2.1, whole genome shotgun sequence:
- the focad gene encoding focadhesin → MEGLKIRFDFPSPVVQAQAVRNLVAAVLKEKGQNGQITQSSPQGPALEALWQQCCSDCALVRSSCCDAVVLLVDQGHADLHYILNCVLNLLPSARNVQGLIKVIGQLLQMQADQRDRESHFACPYSIRNSPHPYITALENRVDCWPVLLLEMDDFIQQAADRNEPAHITMLAPFLQYLYCEPQQQPQHALLRHSLLRVLLPVHPGAASALQAKEEEKPSAVSDSLLHLLCQLVPRMQVNSVEAVLELCGFINALLQVLLRAPEEQWRSERARLLLQLLCACQRCLRLNRDCRPLLKLLLQLLPACQQELPVDELTMGVALLLLEAPAAQQTSLLTLALNLAPEQAELSPWLSPVLVLPVLQLLSCAELTEPLADRRTHKLNHSLAHSLLRNVSKQTDKPRQPCPPLVLPLSSWYSELSVALSILRKVADDPALATEWLLSARSAVSSSQRLSCSLTLIVTYLIISGGEGVCQLALDASQAFAAADPCQVPSLIPVLLFKLGKDKNPNVAHAVLNCLPNLGTHKLCVPMVLQTLHMLASAPKLRAVAMRLMTALWKKQDRVYPELQRLLGQQDSRVVVGRDAQWEQILARAACLRDICRERPYQHGGDMLAAITLTLNQCTRPDMATPAALALQGLQELCRAEVVDIISTWRRLGPELSCESRPLMVKAVAKLLALVPQLTVKSEEYEKLKEEVVSFLWNYAVSKDPEAASCGYKALAEFPEAAHTITLLPEAARPATKLPEKEEEDKGEEKEEEEEKDLSIPGSSYVKLMALTPVSVLPAFELFLTSLVKQEMSKMPRGVYFSALRGGNLRSDQGKTVAGIPAFMLKTYEKNKQPGLKPGLAAGLLLSYELPVQTDRTGKPIDRFLISRCRSFQQTLTALIHEVNIQPSEWHRSLLLPQAWRGFMSRAFHAVLQGRRAQMEMQQKQGKENPEELQYKQHCAWLWARDQLTDVIKVATKDSPVVQGNSILALSGLAAVLAKYESNLPVDSDGSLGAGPEFVPTASWLSMVLETLLSIISSSYRARGQVFPWFMHRSYSGENTASAIARSCASLALSLLVPVLVVWQRDGLVQVLTALKAGLPGSTTADDSQAVQFHSGLALGMVLTSLHHQRLGDVSVQKDTDLLLSSLDALKGCSFNSDLEYNTGCMLGLGLVLAALCSSGQKVQHVHVTQTLDQLLSDLQGSSGQGRMLQEVLAYAVACVGVSAFSGGLIDAAKAEEVMNTVRTLTEESQQTPGFSLALGLVVHGLSLSGHGKAANIHPRLQAAWIKILLAEGCPTMQRLAAVNGLVALVGSESYLIQLKSELELSSQQQSRLNEVIRAITQIITFSGAIGLQSNSACLVGHLHLAHMSTSHSHTAVPQDFSYLPEKSVIRSIIDFVSESGKKGPEFSPPALVRTALTSLASVGASFQYPPINWSAVLSPLMRLGFGEDVQHQCVVLAACQAQSSQSAALFLGSWLSPPLVHSLSHQTRAHLFETLGMWMKHVAEDKLQIFVESLGLQQFQEDLRPQRLSLCRSLLQGLDKAMALPNPPSNCWAILCSTTDKIFSLLPNEIQDDEVDLYMGVAKCLSEMSDTEIDRIAKVTESQMEKTCFVLAYLTSQGRVPLLGLNDIITGVLRGWPSRRVGWLLLQTFYQCRLASGSNTGVSKRMDWLLELMGHIRNVAHGVTSISCGDRRMATDFLFQVFAAAVVSWGDHLMPLLLGIRAQWFPWQLGSKPQALHHSLYGQESLTDRALPQCLLGVSHSLALLLDKEPWSSQTQKFIDWLLSITECPEQSLSTETINTAKAALLALKSSAEFEKKTVWTRAYGW, encoded by the exons ATGGAGGGTCTGAAGATACGGTTTGATTTTCCCAGCCCCGTCGTACAAGCACAG GCGGTGAGAAATCTTGTTGCTGCTGTGCTGAAGGAGAAAGGGCAAAATGGGCAAATCACACAGTCGTCTCCTCAG GGCCCGGCGCTGGAGGCTCTGTGGCAGCAGTGCTGCAGTGACTGTGCTCTGGTGCGTTCGTCCTGCTGTGATGccgtggtgctgctggtggacCAGGGCCACGCAGACCTGCACTACATCCTCAACTGTGTCCTCAACCTCCTGCCCTCTGCCAG AAATGTCCAGGGGCTTATAAAGGTCATTGGACAGCTGCTACAGATGCAAGCAGATCAGAGGGACCGAGAATCCCACTTCGCCTGTCCTTACTCCATCAG GAACAGCCCTCACCCATACATCACAGCCCTGGAGAACCGAGTGGACTGCTGgccagtgctgctgctggagatggATGATTTCATTCAGCAGGCTGCTGACAG AAATGAACCAGCCCACATTACCATGCTGGCCCCCTTCCTGCAGTATCTGTACTGTGAACCTCAGCAGCAACCCCAGCATGCCCTCCTCCGACACAGTCTCCTGCGGGTGCTGCTGCCCGTACATCCAGGAGCTGCATCGGCCCTCCaggcgaaggaggaggagaagccctCTGCGGTGTCCGACAGcctgctgcacctcctctgCCAGCTGGTTCCACGTATGCAG GTAAACAGTGTGGAGGCGGTGCTGGAGCTGTGTGGATTCATCAACGCTCTGCTTCAGGTTCTCCTTCGGGCCCCGGAGGAGCAGTGGAGATCTGAGAGAGCCCGGctgcttctgcagctgctgtgtgccTGTCAGCGCTGCCTCAGGTTAAACAGAGACTGTCGGCCACTtctcaagctgctgctgcagctcctgcccGCCTGCCAACAG GAGCTGCCAGTGGATGAGCTGACGATGGGTGTGGCCCTGCTCCTGCTCGAGGCCCCTGCAGCTCAGCAGACCAGCCTGCTCACTCTGG CGCTGAATTTGGCTCCTGAGCAGGCTGAGCTGTCGCCCTGGTTGAGTCCAGTCCTGGTTCTTccggtgctgcagctgctctcctGTGCAGAACTCACTGAGCCCCTGGCTGACCGgaggacacacaaactcaaccaCAGCCTGGCACACAGCCTGCTCCGCAATGTCAGCAAGCAGACAGATAAACCCCGACAG CCTTGTCCACCATTGGTTCTTCCTCTCAGCTCCTGGTACAGTGAGCTCAGTGTGGCTCTCTCCATACTGCGTAAAGTTGCAGATGATCCAGCTCTGGCCACTGAATGGCTGCTGTCGGCCCGCTCGGCCGTGTCGTCCAGCCAGCGCCTGTCCTGCTCACTCACCCTCATTGTGACCTATCTCATCATCTCGGGGGGGGAAGGCGTCTGCCAGCTGGCTTTGGATGCAAGCCAGGCCTTCGCTGCAGCCGACCCCTGCCAG GTCCCCTCCCTCATCCCTGTTCTGTTGTTCAAACTGGGGAAGGACAAGAATCCAAACGTGGCTCATGCTGTGCTCAACTGCCTGCCAAACCTCGGGACTCACAAG CTCTGTGTCCCCATGGTGCTGCAGACTCTCCACATGCTGGCCAGCGCCCCCAAGCTGAGAGCGGTGGCAATGCGCCTCATGACTGCTCTCTGGAAGAAACAG GACCGAGTTTACCCGGAGCTGCAGCGTCTGCTGGGTCAGCAGGACAgcagggtggtggtggggagggacGCCCAGTGGGAGCAGATCCTGGCCAGGGCTGCCTGCCTCAGGGACATCTGCAGAGAGAG GCCGTACCAGCATGGAGGTGACATGTTGGCTGCTATTACGCTAACTCTGAACCAGTGCACCAGACCAGACATGGCAACCCCAGCTGCTCTCGCCCTGCAAGGACTACAGGAGCTGTGCCGGGCAGAg GTCGTGGACATCATCTCAACATGGAGGCGTCTCGGGCCAGAGCTCAGCTGTGAATCCCGTCCACTGATGGTCAAAGCTGTAGCTAAGCTTCTGGCTCTCGTTCCCCAGCTCACTGTTAAATCAGAAGAGTATGAG aaacTGAAAGAGGAGGTGGTCAGCTTTCTGTGGAATTATGCTGTGAGCAAG GATCCAGAGGCAGCCAGCTGTGGCTACAAGGCTTTGGCAGAATTTCCTGAAGCGGCTCACACAATAACTCTCCTCCCTGAGGCA GCCAGGCCAGCTACAAAGCTTcctgaaaaagaggaggaggacaaaggggaggagaaagaggaggaggaggagaaggatctGTCCATCCCAGGATCGTCTTATGTGAAACTGATGGCTCTCACTCCTGTGTCTGTTCTCCCAG CCTTTGAGCTCTTCTTGACATCCCTGGTGAAGCAGGAGATGAGCAAGATGCCCCGGGGGGTGTACTTCTCTGCCCTGAGGGGGGGGAACCTGCGTTCGGACCAGGGTAAAACGGTGGCTGGGATTCCCGCGTTCATGCTGAAGACCTACGAGAAAAACAAGCAGCCTGGGCTGAAGCCTGGACTAGCAG ctGGACTGCTGCTCAGTTATGAGCTGCCTGTGCAGACGGACCGCACCGGCAAACCCATCGATCGCTTCCTTATCAGTCGCTGCCGCAGCTTCCAGCAGACCCTGACAGCCCTCATCCACGAG GTGAACATCCAGCCGTCTGAGTGGCACAGATCCCTCCTGTTACCCCAGGCCTGGAGGGGTTTCATGAGCCGAGCGTTCCATGCTGTCTTGCAG GGTCGACGTGCTCAAATGGAGATGCAGCAGAAACAAGGCAAAGAGaatccagaggagctgcagtacAAACAGCACTGTGCCTGGCTGTG GGCCAGAGATCAGCTGACAGACGTCATCAAAGTCGCTACAAA GGACAGTCCTGTGGTTCAGGGAAACTCCATCCTGGCTTTGAGCGGCCTGGCCGCTGTCCTCGCCAAGTATGAGAGCAACCTTCCTGTTGACAGCGACGGCAGCCTCGGG GCTGGACCAGAGTTTGTGCCCACAGCCAGCTGGTTGTCCATGgtgctggagacgctgctcagcatcatcagcagcagctacagAGCCAGGGGACAGGTTTTTCCATGGTTCATGCAT cGCTCCTATTCAGGTGAGAACACAGCGAGTGCCATCGCTCGCTCCTGTGCCAGCCTGGCGTTGTCCTTGCTGGTTCCCGTGCTGGTGGTGTGGCAGAGGGACGGCCTGGTCCAGGTGCTGACCGCTCTGAAGGCCGGCCTGCCTGGCTCGACCACTGCCGATGACTCGCAGGCCGTCCAGTTCCACTCAGGCCTCGCACTGGGCATGGTGCTGACCAGTCTGCACCACCAACGCCTCGG TGACGTCTCTGTGCAGAAGGACACTGATCTTCTCCTCAGCTCCCTGGATGCTCTAAAAGGCTGCTCCTTCAACTCCGACCTGGAATACAA TACGGGCTGCATGTTGGGTCTGGGCCTGGTGCTGGCAGCtctctgcagcagtggacagaAGGTCCAACACGTCCATGTCACCCAAACTCTGGACCAACTGCTCTCAGACCTGCAGGGCAGCAGTGGGCAGGGACGCATGCTGCAGGAG GTCTTGGCGTATGCCGTGGCGTGTGTGGGCGTCTCAGCCTTCAGTGGAGGCCTCATAGATGCTGCCAAGGCTGAGGAGGTCATGAACACTGTGCGCACCCTGACCGAGGAGAGccagcag ACCCCAGGGTTCTCTCTGGCTCTAGGGCTGGTGGTCCACGGCCTGTCGCTGTCCGGTCACGGTAAAGCAGCGAACATTCACCCTCGACTCCAGGCTGCTTGGATCAAGATCTTACTGGCTGAG GGTTGTCCTACTATGCAGCGACTGGCTGCTGTGAATGGCCTGGTGGCTTTAGTGGGATCTGAGAGTTACCTCATTCAG TTAAAAAGTGAGTTGGAGCTTTCCTCCCAGCAGCAGAGCCGACTCAATGAGGTCATTCGAGCCATCACACAG ATCATCACGTTCTCAGGAGCCATTGGTTTACAGTCCAACAGCGCCTGTCTGGTGGGTCACTTGCATTTGGCCCACATGTCCACCAGCCACAGTCACACAGCAG tccCACAGGACTTTAGTTACCTCCCAGAGAAAAGCGTCATCAGATCCATCATTGACTTTGTCTCAGAAAGTGGAAAGAAAG GTCCAGAGTTCTCTCCTCCGGCTCTGGTGAGGACGGCTCTGACCTCGCTGGCATCGGTTGGGGCCAGTTTCCAGTACCCCCCCATTAACTGGAGCGCTGTGCTGTCTCCTCTGATGAGGCTAGGCTTCG GAGAGGATGTACAGCATCAGTGTGTGGTACTGGCAGCGTGTCAAGCTCAGTCTTCCCAGAGTGCAGCTCTCTTTCTGGGCTCCTGGCTGTCACCACCGCTTGTGCACAGTCTCAGT catcAGACCCGGGCTCACCTGTTTGAGACACTGGGCATGTGGATGAAGCACGTCGCCGAGGACAAGCTCCAGATCTTCGTGGAGAGTCTGGGCCTGCAGCAGTTCCAGGAGGACCTTCGACCCCAGCGTCTGTCGCTGTGCCGCTCTCTCCTGCAGGGTCTCGACAAGGCTATGGCCCTCCCAAACCCCCCCAGTAACTGCTGGGCAATCCTCTGCTCCACCACCGACAAGATCTTCAGCCTCCTGCCCAATGAAATCCAG GATGATGAAGTGGACTTGTACATGGGAGTGGCCAAATGTCTGTCTGAGATGTCCGATACAGAAATTGATCGAATAGCCAAAGTCACAGAG AGTCAGATGGAGAAAACGTGCTTCGTCTTGGCTTACCTGACTTCCCAAGGCAGAGTTCCCCTGCTGGGTCTCAATGACATCATCACCGGCGTGCTTCGCGGTTGGCCGAGCCGCAGAGTCGGCTGGCTCCTCCTGCAAACGTTCTACCAGTGTCGCCTGGCCTCCGGCTCCAACACAG